The nucleotide window GTTGAAATCATAGACATGGACATCGAGTTGCACAATAACGATTACAAGAGGCCAATCCACGAAGCGTCTTCGATGAGCCATGCACGCTGCGCGAGTTATCTTTTAGAAAGGGGCGCTAAAGTGGACAGTTTGAAAAAGGCAGATTGGTAAGTTTCAACTCGATTTGGTTAAGATATATTACAAAAGATAGTCTGTGCATGTTTTGCTAGTGTGGGTTTGATATTGCGTGTCATTTTAGAGGTTGAAACACGACGCGAACAATCGCAGCGAATGCAAGTGAATAGAGTGAGCTGTTTGTCTAGGTGTCTGACGTCAGCTAGGCATACCAACCTTCGATAGCTCAGTTGGTAGAGCGGAGGACTGTAGCGGTTTATCACTGACATCCTTAGGTCGCTGGTTCGAATCCGGCTCGAAGGAGTGGCTTTTTAATGAAATATCGATGTGGACGGGATATGGAGTCCTAGGCACGAACGATActttactagtaaactagttacTAGTTTACTCAAACGATACTTTACTAGTAAACACGTTCTTAAAATCGAGATAGATAGCAATCCACTCCAAGCATGAGTTGATTCCGCAAGGCATGcactgccaaatgtgccatgcttccattttttttttgaagaggacagacataagtggcaactggtaaagagagatagccatgattataacGGCGTAATAGGGCTAATAACCTactggacgttgtagcgttgtcaacctattcgcaagtaatattaaattaattaaaatattagcattttggtatcatccaatattatgcaaatattgataacaaaactcaagcttgatctgtgtatgcagtagcctaaaagCTACTGTTTTGTACTAATGCAAACAGCAAAGCACCAAGCCCGAAATACACCGCTGTCCTGTCATCCATGTCATCTGTCATCATGTTTCATGGtgcaggctgtttttgttgccgtttttggagcctgggctgtctatACAGAGAGagcgttttttacagtgtattcaggggacagACAGCTAGCCTAGCGGATTgtgagatgtttgctgtatgtgacaaaaaatgttttagcttagaaatcCTGTAACATTGCTTAGAGTAGCCTACCATTAAATGATCTTCCATATGATAATACATAGTTGCCCCTTATGTGTTTAACTGAAGAGGATATACATTGTTATGTTGAAAGACTAATGCTCGAAGATGTGGTAATTGTAGTCTTATGACATGACAGTAgtcctgataaaaaaaaaaaaaaaaaaaaaaaagtaaaaatacagGTGGACCgaacctttgacctttgaccttgctCAGGACACCATTGATGATGGCGTGTACTAGACGAAGCCTAGAGGTCATTGAGCTGCTGCTGAAGTGGGGTGCCAATCTCTCTCTGAAGAACAAAGATGGCTGGACAGCCTTCCACATCGCGTGCCGTGAGGGAGACTCTGACGTCATACAGCGCCTCCTGCTGGCCAACTGTGAGCTGTGGAGGACCGAGAGCAAGACCAAAAGAACACCTCTACACACAGCAggtacctgtacacacacacacctctacacacaaacacacacacctctacacacagcaggtacctgcacacacacacacacacacgcacgcatacacacacacacacacacacacacacacacacacacctctacacacaaacacacacacctctacacagAGCAGGTAcctgtgcacacgcacacacacacacatacacacacacacctctacacacagcaggtaccagtacacacacacacatataaagccctattagacacacacacacacacacacacacacacacacacacacacacacacacacacacctctacacacagaGTGTGATGGATGGTAAACATATAAAGAcctattagacacacacacacacacacacctctacacacagaGTGTGATGGTAAACATATAAAGGcctattagacacacacacacacacacacacacacacacacacacacacacacacacacacacacacacacacctctacacacagaGTGTGATGGTAAACATATAAAGGcctattagacacacacacacacctctacacacagaGTGTGATGGTAAACATATAAAGGCctatttgacacacacacacacacacacacctctacacacagaGTGTGATGGTAAACATATAAAGGCctatttgacacacacacacacacacacctctacacacagaGTGTGATGGTAAACATATAAAGGCCTATTAGACGTGCAGaagcacactgacacatagCTTTGCATCGAGCAGACACTGATAGACACACCGCTTTACCTGTAACggtgccctcctcctctccttccacaTGTAGCCCTGCATGGATGTGAAAGATTGTCCAGATTCTCCTGGAGAGGTTAGTTTCACGCATGAATAAACTGATCAGGGCTAATTTTAGTTTTTAGTGTTTGATATTTTCAATCTGAGAAAACTGGTTTAGAAATTAAGGTTTAATTATGGGGGAAATGATCTCTAAAGAATGACCACCAGGGGGGTGTACTACTTAATCTCGGACATTAGTGGGTTAGGTAGGCATGTTGccaaagccaggctatgctgtgacaccTAAAGGGATTTgtttttagtgtcgctatatcaccatggtaagttgtgctgtcaaccaaacctggtcgggaggaggttaggcgctaagttatagctcaaatcgtaatctaccgcacaccgaccaatcaattgtcttaaaacgAAGTTCTCAATGTAggaggattctgtcatatatcttacaggtggagctcctcCGCCTACTAACATTTTGATCtcaatgcgctttaatagtgctaaAGTGctaatatcccactatggatgtgcataccatacaaacaactgatgacaattgatttatttgatgttataggttagacattGAAAAAATGACCGGGTAgcgtagattaagctatcgccaTGAATGCGAAGTAATTGTTTTAAATAGAGGTGGTCTTTATGCCTTCCACGCTATACGACACAAGTCATCCCAACACCCAGAACGCGACAGATCtggagctgaaagcctagtttgacaaatatatcacataactgcaatcgtgAGGTATCACTTAACGATAAttctgagtcaaggctttgtcaagcctcgatatgtctacatagcctagatatgtctaacgtgcttcgtagtataccccactggtatttgtgtgtgtgtttgtgtgtgtttttgtgttgtgtgtgtgtgtgtgtgtgtgtgtgtgtgtgtgtgtgttggaggagtGAGTATGAGCGAGACAGTAGAGACAGCTGTGGGGTCACACCCTTCATGGACGCAGTGAGAAGTGGTCATATCTCCACAGCCCGATTACTCCTGGAGAAACACCAGGTAgacatcacaaacaaacacccaaaCATGACACCACCTCAATGAGAATGGGCATGCTGGAAAGTTTAAAGAAATTCAGGCTTAGGGCTCTAATTCAGGCTTAGGGCTCTAATTCAGGATTAGGGCTCTATTTTGGCGATCAAAAACATGGCACAAAGCACGACGCAAAGCTTGTTTTAATCTTTCACCCAATCAGTATGGATTTTGCCATGCATGCTTTTATTAAACCTGCTTCAGGGTGTGGCAGAAGGTGTGATCTGGTGCATGATGATCCAAAAATcgtcttacaccctctaaacatcattacgccactgaccacgACCAAACCTGGTCAGAAACCCGTGGCcagttgtttatgttatttgaCAACGTGCAAACGTGCACAACGTGCAAACCCACTGCTTCTCTCATCCCCGAACGagcaccagcgcacgtccatgcaaagcattacaaattgcaagattacaatgggaaacataattataataaagatattaagaaatacatctcacaatgagtagttattcaacATAATTTGCAAATTGATAATGATGTATAAAACTGAGTAGGCACTTCACCAATAGTAAATGACGACGTGCACTTCATGAGCTATTTAAATCACCAATAGTAGCAGAATGACGCTGCACTTGGCGAGCTATTTAAATCACCAATAGTAGCACGACGCGTACTTGCGTAGCTATTTAAATCACCAATAGTAGCACGACGCGTACTTGCGTAGCTATTTAAATCAACATGACTGATTACACCGTGCCAACAACAGTGTGTGAATTGTCGTTCAGtcgaaaaaacacacaaaagcacacgcCGCCATTGAAAGAACATTTGGGCTGCTGAAAATGCCGTTCAGATGTTTGGATATGTCAGGTGGCACATGCAGTGCAGTCCTCAGTAAGTGGCAGCTCTTTGTGGCATGTTGTGTGCTGCATAACATCACCATGCGCCATAGATGTCTTAGATTAGGAAACATTACAGGACTGTAGGAGACGAGGACACGCTCACAGGGCCTTCACCTCACGCCTGCTTCACCTCACGCCTGCTTCACCTCGGGGAGTTTCGGTGGTGTCCTCACGTCCCCGTAAATAGATCACGGGCCTTCACCTCACGCACGAGCATGCTGGTTTCTTCATGGGTGAATCGTTCCTGTCGTCCAGGTAACTGCGCCGTTATAATAGCAATTCACCTGTTCAAGCGCACCTGGCTCTTAAAGGGAATAGAAGATGAGGGTCTGATTGGTTTACTCCATGtcacgcccaaaacacacctctAGTTAATTAAAAGAATTAGTACAACCCTTTTGAACATTGCGCCCGACGAAATCAAGATGAATGTGGTCGGTCACACCCGAAAACATCTTTAAGCTTGGTGCCGGTGACCAAGCGTTTCAGATCGCCAAGATAGAGCCGTAGAGTGGAGTGGATTGGCCAGATAGAACCATTTCAATAGTAACCATTTCAATGGGGTTTATAACGATGATTGCAGATCATTCCCAGGAGAGTTTCTATAACATACGGAGAGCAGGGGAATCATTATTtaggtttattattatttagtaaTTTAATAAGGTTCCATATGTTTAATAAACAGAAAGAAGTGAtatgatggatagatagatactatcTATCCatcatgatagatagatagatacttccccaaggggaaattcatatACCTCCAACCTCAAATGTAATATAATTGTGGCATGTAaatacagtataagtataagtatatatactcttttgatcccgtgagggaaatttggtctctgcatttatcccaatccgtgaattagtgaaacacactgcacacagtgaacagtgaggtgaagcacacacactaatcccggcgcagtgagctgcctgcatcaacagcggcgctcggggagcagtgaggggttaggtgccttgctcaagggcacttcagccatggctactggtcggggttcgaaccggcaaccctccggttacaggtccgaagtgctaaccagtagccaTGGCTGCCCCGTAAATACCATAGCTACACTGAATACATCACTgacaaaatatattatatttattttataagcatgtcatttgtttgtgtgtgtgtgttgtgtgtgtgtgtgtctgtgtgtgtgtgtgtgtgtgtgtgtgtgtgtgtgtgtgtgtgtgtgtaggcctctCCTATAGCTGTGGATGTGTTGGGGGTGCCGCCTCTACACCAGGTGTGTGTAACTGGCCAGGAGGGGGCGCTACGCTACCTGGTGCAGGAGTTGGGGGTGGACGTCAACACAAGGGCCACCAACATGCAGCTGACCGCACTGCACTACGCTACTaaggtcagtacacacacacacacatacacacacacacacacacacacacatacacacatacacatacacacacatacacacacacacacatacacacacacacacacacacacacacatatatacacacacacacatacacatacacacacacacacatatacacacacacacacacacacacacacacacacacacacacacacactctgcactacGCTGCTaaggtcagtacacacacacacacacatacatacacacgcacacacatacacacacactgcactacgCTGCTAAGgtcagtacatacacacacacacacacatatatacacacacacacatacacatacacacacacacacatatacacacacacacacacacacacacacacacacacatcacaccactaCTAATTAATCAACCGGCTATTGTCTTTTTGTTAGTTCATGATTTtgtatgtgtcaatgacaatgtctcagcctatatgtggagcgctttgggtggCACTCTGTGcacgttaaatgcgctatacaaataaaactgacttgactgaAACTGacttgacacatacacacacacatatacacacacacacgcacacacacatacacacacacacacacacacactgcactacgCTGCTAAGGTCAGTACACACCAGTGTTGGGTGTAAcgcgttacaaaagtaatgcaATTAGTGTAATATATTGCTGTTACACCACCATTaagtggtgttttgttttgatacatattcACAAACACCACGCGAgaacaacagaggagaaaaaatcaGTGCAAAATAGTAGAACGTTATCTCCTGATACTTGTTGAATAtgactgtggctgcagcagactCGCAAGAGGCTGACTCTATTTTATGGATGGACATAAGCATACGCCATTATTTTCAGCTTGTCAGAGACAAGGCtatgaagaacataatagttAGTGCACTTTGTATGCTAAAACCTAAAGATCTCTATGCCTCACAAATAGCACAAGtcatttaatgaaacatctaaagtagtgccacgctaatcttttttgattcttgataaaACACAAACCATGCTGTTGTGCATTTCAGCTTTGTGCTGTGGACTTAAATAACTTAAACTTAaaagagaataaagggatagaaatgcagaaaaaagcTTTGTAGCCTGGCAGTGCCACCGCCCCACCACGCCAAGATCACGACTTTTATGAGGGCACCAGGACAGAGGGGCACCCACATGTACCCAatgaatagtagctttactgcaaaccgcgcttcactcttcatcaataacgtttacaatgtcaaatgCACTAACACCATGTTACATGGAAGTTTGATACCTTTTTGGTTCTCTCAATCACCACGAGTAATTAGAATTGGTGGGTCTTCAATCATTCGCTTTTCCAAGCATTTAggctacatgaagcacatgatatgctgAGTCGACTGAAAcgattccattcagatagctaggtggataccaggctcataattcacttgtATTCAAGAAAACGAAATGTGAAGCAACATGTCATTGCATActtccatttccaaagcaatgaaggttgcttaaaacaacttaacattgtgcatattattgttaatattgtgctatcaatgtAACTCAAACAAATAAGGCttgtaaacaagagctggcaaaagggCATTATGACAACGTAGAAGatcaatgctcttaaagtgacagtgcaccatttataagtaaaacagcatttcttcagaaattaatgtttaaaaacacacagtaatggtctgtaaataataggccttttattttacttttaggtgtttgagttatcatttaaatgtcactcacCCAAAGCCACTCACTTAGGGCACCGGAAATGGCCAGCAGGGCcaccatcttgacatgtctttattaaaggaaccgtatgtaaaaatgtatttcaattaatcataaaattgccctgatatgtcactagacattaagaaatcatgttcatttcaaatacttatatcatcTGACAACAGcagtctggccaggatattgtcatttaaaaagtgaagttgcagcccttaactgatgttgatgttgtcatgttgtgttttgcctAAAGCCACCCTCCACCCATCTACtaaatcacaaagtcagtagtgtttcacaTCCGTTGGTTAACTCTGCCAGCAGAGGGGGATACAACTgcctacagtaatttgaaagtgattgtacaaggatacaaggatacgaggaagtttattgtcacatgcatatagttactggaagtaagaaatgcagtgaaattatgtctggtgtcagccatatgtgcatttatggggggtaaaagtgcagtagaagagggctttagtagattaagtggcaagggctgcataagaaaggtgggggaggattgggattggggggcaccaacaaggagcacccaagagcaacaggggcaaggaaaactcccttaccaaggaagaaaccttgggcagatccacggctcaagggctaatccaaactgccaggggtcttggtgtgtgtgttggggga belongs to Alosa alosa isolate M-15738 ecotype Scorff River chromosome 23, AALO_Geno_1.1, whole genome shotgun sequence and includes:
- the ankrd16 gene encoding LOW QUALITY PROTEIN: ankyrin repeat domain-containing protein 16 (The sequence of the model RefSeq protein was modified relative to this genomic sequence to represent the inferred CDS: inserted 1 base in 1 codon), encoding MENISNNLIKFVQYGQLCLLKEELEANIDIRHSVISGHFGRSGDTLLHYAARHGHLDILTYLVEIIDMDIELHNNDYKRPIHEASSMSHARCASYLLERGAKVDSLKKADWTPLMMACTRRSLEVIELLLKWGANLSLKNKDGWTAFHIACREGDSDVIQRLLLANCELWRTESKTKRTPLHTAALHGCEXIVQILLERSEYERDSRDSCGVTPFMDAVRSGHISTARLLLEKHQASPIAVDVLGVPPLHQVCVTGQEGALRYLVQELGVDVNTRATNMQLTALHYATKEGHTNTVKTLLELGADLYATDTKGRTALHMASIGQHADTATALLALGLVDSADSSGVRAIQLARKPAVKSVLENHAQNTP